One window of the Methanomassiliicoccaceae archaeon DOK genome contains the following:
- a CDS encoding leucine-rich repeat protein — MNKAIMATALAVVMLAMTLALVSDPQETDADGTPLKEGDTVRIGSIDYHVVLAQKRYTDATLDGHRYIYVIGNGSDTLVDDAFNGCTTIRDVYFSDTVKHIGDRAFKGTTNLSYVYAIGAESIGEEAFMGSGLESCLFREKLTTIGDDAFRDCADFERFRFHYTSVTSIGSSVFAGSGLECLDLRKVTSIHPDAFTGSALTIQIVGTEQEATVIGVDRLYFDGAADLYESAHCLNGTLTFNLDHAEFLRVTDVDGNPVNLTVTDKPYDCNFSFMPVEGTDYHLNQSKAVVRYPDGLGLDETVVEMEPGTTSFELTEPTLGDLEFDHWEIEGLEGEYTQIDWDTLVSTGGDVTLVPVFGNAVLTLDHSGISAYADTSELETQVLFTFGSSYPELPDLVGYGFAGWSVGDKSYEAGDMIETFTAHTAVSVWEPTAFRTLSYLGQDGEVVASSQHAYNVTAHVDPAVVTDGEAHQRFLGWSLDGATVLGADDGILMDGDRTLTPVFGERELRTVTFLVGEEKWAEETCYDGRELTIDVDEPTSDLIFDHWSGPEGLALATGGRVTVTSDLVLTAQWRDRAAYEITFVDPNGDTVTDHKIEGIPYTVTLECEDTENLVFDHWLREDGTPVRVGDTILEDGKLMLTASYHERMKFLVTFVDGKTTVLTVNCREGGTIVIDIDDPVCDGKIFAGWMGPDGRHYERGEELTPASDISLTAQWRAPGEFTVRYMDGDVQLYQSTGTEGDKVTIGFADPVREGIIFLGWADGSGDTYVLGDSFVLRSDTILTAQWRAAEEFTVTYVNGETVVAEAEGLEASEFEITQPDPADTYTREFVGWSDGEGTYVLGDSFVLTGDVTLAAQWRDFEFHDVTFVSDGKTVATETVREDGTLTIDVDPGTREGHEFSGWSLSDGGEVAYTTGSALSPTGDMTLHAVWTAVTAEPDPPDTEDPSDGDDTPAGSDDEDKDDDTPSGGDDGPDDSQEPSDPSGPSTDPGGGTWNPGRPVDPTPGGDGGSEGPGVPGGDDGTDDPENPDDGSGDGDVTQPEEPGTSGEDTGDGSGGRGVSLAAVGIVAGVLAAVAAVFVMVLRRS, encoded by the coding sequence ACGCCGACGGCACCCCTCTGAAGGAGGGGGACACCGTAAGGATCGGCAGCATCGACTACCACGTCGTGCTGGCGCAGAAGCGGTACACCGACGCCACGCTCGACGGGCACAGATACATCTACGTCATCGGGAACGGGAGCGACACCCTGGTGGACGACGCATTCAACGGATGCACGACCATCAGGGACGTGTACTTCTCGGACACGGTGAAGCACATCGGCGACCGCGCGTTCAAGGGGACGACCAACCTGTCCTACGTGTACGCCATCGGCGCCGAGTCGATCGGCGAGGAGGCGTTCATGGGCTCCGGGCTGGAGTCGTGCCTCTTCAGGGAGAAGCTGACAACCATCGGCGACGACGCCTTCAGGGACTGCGCCGACTTCGAGAGGTTCCGCTTCCACTACACCTCGGTGACCAGTATCGGCAGCAGCGTGTTCGCCGGAAGCGGGCTCGAGTGCCTGGACCTGAGGAAGGTCACGAGCATCCACCCCGACGCCTTCACCGGCTCGGCGCTCACCATCCAGATTGTCGGCACGGAACAGGAGGCGACGGTCATCGGCGTCGACAGGCTCTACTTCGACGGCGCGGCCGACCTCTACGAGTCGGCGCACTGCCTGAACGGCACATTGACCTTCAACCTGGACCACGCGGAGTTCCTCAGGGTCACGGACGTGGACGGGAACCCCGTGAACCTGACGGTCACGGACAAACCCTACGACTGCAACTTCTCGTTCATGCCCGTGGAGGGCACGGACTACCACCTCAACCAGTCCAAAGCCGTGGTGAGGTACCCCGACGGACTGGGGCTGGATGAGACCGTGGTGGAGATGGAGCCGGGCACGACCTCCTTCGAGCTGACCGAGCCGACGCTCGGGGACCTGGAGTTCGACCACTGGGAGATCGAGGGCCTCGAGGGGGAGTACACGCAGATCGACTGGGACACGCTGGTCTCGACCGGCGGTGATGTGACTCTCGTCCCCGTATTCGGAAACGCAGTCCTGACCCTGGACCACTCCGGCATCTCGGCCTACGCGGACACGTCGGAGCTGGAGACGCAGGTCCTGTTTACCTTCGGAAGCTCCTACCCTGAACTGCCGGACCTGGTCGGGTACGGGTTCGCGGGATGGTCCGTGGGGGACAAAAGCTACGAAGCGGGCGACATGATCGAGACGTTCACCGCCCACACCGCGGTCAGCGTCTGGGAGCCGACGGCGTTCCGCACGCTGTCCTACCTCGGGCAGGACGGGGAGGTTGTCGCCTCCTCGCAGCACGCGTACAACGTCACCGCCCACGTCGACCCGGCCGTCGTGACCGACGGGGAGGCCCACCAGAGGTTCCTCGGATGGTCCCTCGACGGAGCGACCGTCCTCGGTGCCGACGACGGCATCCTCATGGACGGGGACAGGACCCTGACCCCGGTCTTCGGGGAGAGGGAGCTCCGCACCGTGACATTCCTCGTTGGGGAGGAAAAGTGGGCCGAGGAGACCTGCTACGACGGCAGGGAGCTCACGATCGACGTGGACGAGCCAACGTCAGACCTGATCTTCGACCACTGGTCGGGGCCGGAAGGGCTGGCACTGGCCACCGGCGGGAGGGTGACCGTGACGTCCGACCTCGTGCTGACAGCACAGTGGAGGGACAGGGCGGCCTACGAGATAACCTTCGTCGACCCAAACGGCGACACCGTCACCGACCACAAGATCGAGGGTATCCCCTACACCGTGACCCTGGAGTGCGAGGACACGGAGAACCTCGTGTTCGACCACTGGCTGAGGGAGGACGGGACCCCGGTCCGTGTCGGCGACACCATCCTCGAGGACGGGAAGCTGATGCTGACGGCCTCGTACCATGAGCGCATGAAGTTCCTCGTCACGTTCGTCGACGGCAAAACGACCGTCTTAACCGTCAACTGCAGAGAGGGAGGCACGATCGTCATCGACATCGACGACCCCGTGTGCGACGGCAAGATCTTCGCCGGGTGGATGGGACCAGACGGGAGGCACTACGAGCGCGGGGAAGAGCTGACGCCGGCGTCGGACATCAGCCTCACGGCCCAGTGGAGGGCCCCGGGAGAGTTCACGGTGAGGTACATGGACGGCGACGTCCAGCTGTACCAGTCCACGGGCACCGAGGGCGACAAGGTCACCATAGGGTTCGCGGACCCCGTCAGGGAGGGGATTATCTTCCTGGGATGGGCCGACGGATCCGGCGACACCTACGTACTCGGGGACAGCTTCGTGCTACGTTCGGACACAATCCTGACCGCCCAGTGGAGGGCCGCGGAGGAGTTCACCGTCACCTACGTGAACGGGGAGACTGTAGTTGCCGAGGCCGAGGGGCTGGAGGCCTCCGAGTTCGAAATCACGCAGCCCGACCCAGCTGACACCTACACGAGGGAGTTCGTCGGCTGGTCCGACGGGGAGGGCACCTACGTACTCGGGGACTCCTTCGTCCTGACCGGGGACGTGACCCTTGCCGCACAGTGGAGGGACTTCGAGTTCCACGATGTGACCTTCGTTTCCGACGGGAAGACGGTGGCGACGGAGACCGTGAGGGAGGATGGGACCCTCACGATAGACGTCGACCCCGGCACAAGGGAGGGCCACGAGTTCTCCGGATGGTCCCTCTCCGATGGTGGGGAGGTCGCCTACACCACTGGATCCGCCCTGTCGCCCACCGGCGACATGACGCTCCACGCCGTGTGGACCGCCGTCACCGCGGAGCCCGATCCCCCGGACACCGAGGACCCCTCGGACGGGGACGACACCCCTGCCGGATCAGATGACGAGGACAAGGACGACGACACGCCCTCCGGCGGTGACGACGGGCCGGACGACTCGCAGGAGCCTTCCGATCCCAGCGGCCCGTCAACCGATCCGGGCGGCGGAACCTGGAACCCCGGAAGGCCTGTGGACCCGACACCAGGAGGCGACGGCGGCTCGGAGGGCCCCGGGGTGCCTGGCGGAGACGATGGAACCGATGATCCGGAGAACCCGGACGACGGAAGCGGCGACGGCGACGTCACGCAACCTGAGGAGCCGGGGACTTCCGGCGAAGACACCGGGGACGGCTCCGGCGGAAGGGGCGTCAGCCTCGCCGCCGTGGGCATCGTGGCCGGCGTGCTCGCCGCCGTGGCGGCGGTGTTCGTCATGGTGCTGAGGAGGTCGTGA
- a CDS encoding phosphoadenosine phosphosulfate reductase family protein: MGAIRLGKNHLRWCYGCNLPILESKECPVCGEPTEEIELTPPGDARPAFQHDIDLIRSILDRDYGEGTGQAVLPEGHIVILSKAPALDRMDEVIVDGAVVASLRYDMGSGWKFVSRMQGAYRIGKAYSKGYVVCDPGAVPFVRESKNLMAPGVVDADPDIKPGDEILIVTAEREVVATGMARMTGPEMVAADKGVAVKTRWYKPEEFRDLQTPHSWDDVVEANHDVIEKRVTEAVGFIRNTIEKNQKPAIVSFSGGKDSLASLLLTIDAGLSLPVLFVDTGLEFDETVEHVRDVCRRHNLKLIEEKAPTDAFFGNLVYFGPPAKDYRWCCKTNKLGPTVGAITKNFPDGVLSFIGQRKYESEARNAKPRVWTNPWTPGQIGASPIQNWCAMHVWLYIFSRKEPFNVWYTRGLDRIGCFLCPASDLAEFEAIAGKSSRWDQWDEYLTQYMQERGLPEEWKEYGLWRWKNAPKSIREEVHRISGKEVSELTKQTKAPERGPLTIKVQEGYSPCTIGYSIEAALSRPIDIAKVKPFCHAIGWVVTEDPEGEFVSADYTTIYREGAIICKANVENDARKHMDHAFQVVVRAEQCVGCGLCAARCDPGALYMEDGHVKIHEDECIYCRDCFGPCPSVNFARDNDGFDQ; this comes from the coding sequence ATGGGAGCTATAAGACTTGGAAAGAACCACCTGAGATGGTGCTACGGGTGCAACCTGCCCATACTCGAGTCCAAGGAGTGCCCGGTGTGCGGAGAGCCCACCGAGGAGATCGAGCTGACGCCGCCAGGCGACGCACGTCCGGCCTTCCAGCACGACATCGACCTGATAAGGTCCATCCTGGACAGGGACTACGGGGAGGGCACCGGACAGGCCGTGCTCCCGGAGGGACACATCGTCATCCTCAGCAAGGCGCCGGCCCTGGACCGCATGGACGAGGTCATTGTCGACGGCGCCGTCGTCGCCTCCCTGCGCTACGACATGGGCTCCGGATGGAAGTTCGTGTCCAGGATGCAGGGGGCCTACCGCATAGGCAAGGCCTACTCCAAGGGGTACGTCGTCTGCGACCCCGGAGCGGTGCCGTTCGTCAGGGAGAGCAAGAACCTGATGGCCCCCGGCGTCGTCGACGCCGACCCCGACATCAAGCCCGGGGACGAGATCCTCATCGTCACCGCAGAACGCGAGGTAGTCGCCACCGGGATGGCTAGGATGACGGGCCCCGAGATGGTCGCCGCCGACAAGGGCGTCGCCGTGAAGACCAGGTGGTACAAGCCCGAGGAGTTCAGGGACCTGCAGACCCCCCACAGCTGGGACGACGTAGTCGAGGCCAACCACGACGTGATCGAGAAGAGGGTCACCGAGGCTGTCGGGTTCATCAGGAACACGATCGAGAAGAACCAGAAGCCCGCCATCGTGTCCTTCTCCGGCGGTAAGGACAGCCTCGCCTCGCTCCTCCTGACCATCGACGCCGGCCTCAGCCTCCCCGTCCTCTTCGTGGACACCGGACTGGAGTTCGACGAGACCGTGGAGCACGTCCGCGACGTGTGCAGGAGGCACAACCTCAAGCTGATCGAGGAGAAGGCGCCCACCGACGCCTTCTTCGGAAACCTGGTCTACTTCGGGCCGCCGGCCAAGGACTACAGGTGGTGCTGCAAGACCAACAAGCTCGGCCCCACCGTCGGCGCCATCACGAAGAACTTCCCCGACGGGGTGCTGTCGTTCATCGGCCAGAGGAAGTACGAGTCCGAGGCCAGGAACGCCAAGCCCAGGGTCTGGACCAACCCCTGGACCCCCGGGCAGATCGGGGCGTCCCCCATCCAGAACTGGTGCGCCATGCACGTGTGGCTGTACATCTTCTCCAGGAAGGAGCCCTTCAACGTGTGGTACACCCGCGGCCTGGACAGGATCGGATGCTTCCTCTGCCCCGCGTCGGACCTGGCGGAGTTCGAGGCCATCGCGGGCAAGAGCTCCCGCTGGGACCAGTGGGACGAGTACCTCACACAGTATATGCAGGAGCGCGGGCTGCCCGAGGAGTGGAAGGAATACGGGCTCTGGAGATGGAAGAACGCACCGAAATCCATCAGGGAGGAGGTGCACAGGATATCAGGAAAGGAGGTGTCGGAACTGACCAAACAGACGAAGGCCCCGGAGAGGGGACCTCTGACTATCAAGGTGCAGGAGGGCTACTCCCCCTGCACGATAGGGTACAGCATCGAGGCGGCGCTGTCCAGGCCCATCGACATAGCGAAGGTGAAGCCCTTCTGCCACGCCATAGGCTGGGTGGTGACCGAGGACCCCGAGGGGGAGTTCGTGTCCGCGGACTACACCACGATCTACCGCGAGGGCGCGATCATATGCAAGGCGAACGTGGAGAACGACGCCAGGAAGCACATGGACCACGCCTTCCAAGTCGTCGTCAGGGCGGAGCAGTGCGTCGGATGCGGGCTCTGCGCTGCGAGGTGCGACCCGGGCGCCCTGTACATGGAGGACGGCCACGTGAAGATCCACGAGGACGAGTGCATCTACTGCAGGGACTGCTTCGGACCCTGCCCGTCGGTCAACTTCGCAAGGGACAACGACGGGTTCGACCAGTGA
- the cysE gene encoding serine O-acetyltransferase — translation MRIDPDDLAVVMEKDPAIVDEEDARRFHTGLQAVSMYRESHELWLQGRKMEAREINFKAHQLTGCDIHPGATIGKRFFIDHATGVVIGETAIIGDNVSLYQGVTLGGVSTNKGKRHPTIGNHVVVGCNASVLGDITIGNNVRIGAGSVVLKDVPDDCTVVGVPGRIVRRAGLKTSECDLMHNQLPDPEKDRMASMEAEISVLRAQVAALEKLIKDRDSDEF, via the coding sequence ATGAGGATAGACCCGGACGACCTCGCGGTGGTCATGGAGAAGGACCCGGCCATCGTGGACGAGGAGGACGCCAGGAGGTTCCACACGGGACTGCAGGCGGTCAGCATGTACAGGGAGAGCCACGAGCTCTGGCTCCAGGGGAGGAAGATGGAGGCCAGGGAGATCAACTTCAAAGCGCACCAGCTCACCGGCTGCGACATCCACCCCGGCGCGACCATCGGCAAGAGGTTCTTCATAGACCACGCCACGGGAGTGGTGATCGGCGAGACCGCCATCATAGGGGACAACGTCTCCCTGTACCAGGGCGTCACCCTGGGGGGCGTCTCTACCAACAAGGGCAAGAGGCACCCCACGATCGGGAACCACGTCGTCGTCGGATGCAACGCGTCCGTGCTCGGGGACATCACGATCGGGAACAACGTGCGCATCGGTGCGGGATCGGTCGTCCTGAAGGATGTGCCCGACGACTGCACCGTGGTCGGCGTCCCCGGGAGGATCGTCAGGAGGGCCGGGCTGAAGACCAGCGAGTGCGACCTGATGCACAACCAGCTGCCCGACCCCGAAAAGGACAGGATGGCCTCCATGGAGGCGGAGATCTCCGTGCTGAGGGCCCAGGTGGCCGCGCTGGAGAAGCTCATAAAGGACAGGGACTCGGACGAGTTCTGA